A single genomic interval of Pangasianodon hypophthalmus isolate fPanHyp1 chromosome 8, fPanHyp1.pri, whole genome shotgun sequence harbors:
- the si:ch211-167b20.8 gene encoding protein phosphatase 1 regulatory subunit 3A isoform X1: MAQGNHFLTIPKQEGLFTTIKSGRAGETRDDSPVEDEDEEETEEEVRFIPRCSPVPRKRGPSITDETAEYMRIRLALPQRRVSFADASGGELVDVREFAAFDSDDEEDNANWEEEEAKCRRAYLQPVYRVWPEFQAHAGSELVLAVRANKVEVEKVTAVEDQPLSFDALICVLNVSYHKCVYVRSTIDGWITHSDSAAEYVHGSHDGETDRFSARLSFSEPYLFNGARIDFVVRYETSDGEFWANNSGRNYSVTLLMSYEEDTGPVNKADDREIKGILKPPRYRAEDDSDFYPDTDDGNEDNTEREAAAEIPSSVCPLVIEPEIDIEIAEALTSPSKTREDPTLVECPLLSADRQDEHPLQDLPENPPQTDHLEKGQSSELLIPIENITVSIQNEAPDNDPTCNSDRHFVHSAKSNQLFCPNRDNTQSDTAVQAPFDLDITLPAMFPSTQDMGEDDSEELNDHGENDEIQSGERRVVQLQDQTSDTVEVDNTESSLQEMQESTHQCSLNELITASASKGEGDFHHSTGHDTLFEESHEPLLENPEMQMIKHDTMVRRETKEQAGLQVGEVPDMTASCIWQPFEPTNLGQTREDSVTQNVPSPPRAPDPEVTEYQQQGQGPEPELKEVPEVLSVNVDTPSGSERADPKEESPILTSLSSATATSQSLTTTVQAVEPEGGDGKPSMTQEEPLSSEDFELYYDDPASFQKQEGLESQPALPCKTLETSNTDVDVILGKTLIPSFAFLCATVCLIVGFHEPSIFLIMALLVSLCL, encoded by the exons ATGGCGCAGGGGAACCATTTCCTAACCATCCCCAAACAGGAGGGTCTTTTCACCACCATTAAGAGCGGTCGAGCCGGGGAGACCCGCGATGATTCCCCCGTcgaagatgaggatgaggaggagacCGAGGAAGAGGTGCGGTTCATACCGCGGTGTTCTCCCGTCCCGAGGAAACGCGGCCCTTCCATTACAGATGAGACCGCCGAGTACATGCGGATTCGCCTCGCGCTCCCGCAGAGGAGAGTGTCCTTCGCGGACGCCTCGGGAGGAGAGCTGGTCGACGTGCGAGAGTTCGCCGCGTTCGACTCGGACGACGAAGAGGACAACGCCAACTGGGAGGAAGAAGAGGCGAAGTGTCGCAGAGCTTACCTCCAGCCCGTTTACCGCGTGTGGCCCGAGTTCCAGGCTCATGCGGGAAGCGAGCTGGTGCTCGCGGTGCGCGCTAATAAAGTGGAAGTGGAGAAAGTGACAGCCGTGGAGGACCAGCCACTCTCTTTCGACGCGCTTATCTGCGTGCTTAACGTTTCTTATCACAAATGCGTCTACGTCAGGTCCACCATAGACGGCTGGATCACTCACTCGGACTCAGCCGCTGAGTATGTACATGGTTCCCACGACGGCGAAACTGACAGGTTTTCGGCCAGACTCTCCTTCTCCGAGCCCTATCTCTTCAACGGAGCGCGGATCGACTTTGTCGTGCGTTATGAAACATCTGATGGAGAGTTTTGGGCAAACAATTCGGGCAGGAATTATTCAGTAACCCTTCTCATGTCCTATGAGGAAGACACAGGCCCAGTTAATAAGGCAGACGATCGAGAAATTAAAGGCATACTGAAGCCTCCAAGATACAG AGCAGAGGATGACTCTGACTTCTATCCAGACACAGATGACG gGAATGAGGataatacagagagagaggcagctgCTGAAATCCCCTCATCTGTGTGTCCGCTCGTCATTGAGCCGGAGATCGACATCGAG ATTGCTGAAGCTCTGACTTCTCCCTCTAAAACTAGAGAAGACCCTACACTAGTAGAATGTCCTCTTCTAAGTGCTGACAGACAAGATGAACATCCTCTACAGGATTTACCTGAAAATCCACCACAAACAGACCATCTAGAAAAAGGCCAAAGCTCAGAATTACTAATACCCATTGAGAACATCACAGTTTCCATTCAGAATGAAGCCCCAGATAATGACCCAACATGTAACTCCGACAgacattttgtgcattctgcCAAGTCCAACCAACTCTTTTGCCCAAATCGAGATAACACCCAGTCAGACACTGCAGTCCAAGCACCTTTTGACTTAGACATAACTTTACCAGCCATGTTTCCAAGCACCCAAGATATGGGGGAAGATGACTCAGAAGAATTAAACGACCATGGAGAGAATGATGAAATACAGTCTGGAGAGAGGAGAGTGGTACAACTGCAAGACCAGACCAGTGATACAGTGGAAGTTGACAACACTGAATCTTCATTACAAGAGATGCAAGAATCAACACATCAGTGTTCCTTGAATGAGTTGATCACTGCCAGTGCAAGTAAAGGCGAAGGAGATTTTCATCATAGCACAGGTCACGACACCCTCTTTGAAGAATCACATGAGCCCTTATTGGAGAATCCAGAAATGCAGATGATAAAACATGACACTATGGTCAGAAGGGAAACCAAGGAACAAGCAGGTCTACAGGTAGGGGAAGTACCAGACATGACTGCATCTTGTATATGGCAACCATTTGAACCCACCAACCTGGGGCAGACCAGAGAGGACAGTGTGACCCAAAATGTTCCCAGCCCTCCAAGAGCACCTGACCCAGAGGTAACTGAATATCAACAGCAAGGTCAGGGGCCAGAGCCTGAACTGAAAGAGGTACCTGAAGTCCTTTCTGTGAATGTAGACACTCCATCTGGCTCTGAGAGGGCAGATCCTAAAGAGGAGAGCCCAATACTAACATCTCTTTCCAGTGCAACAGCTACATCCCAAAGTTTAACCACCACTGTGCAAGCAGTGGAACCTGAGGGTGGGGATGGCAAACCTTCCATGACACAGGAGGAACCTTTATCTAGTGAAGACTTTGAGTTGTACTACGATGACCCTGCTTCATTTCAGAAACAAGAGGGATTAGAAAGCCAGCCTGCACTGCCCTGTAAGACCTTAGAGACTTCTAATACAGATGTTGATGTGATTTTAGGCAAGACGTTGATTCCATCCTTTGCCTTCCTATGTGCTACTGTCTGCTTGATAGTTGGGTTCCATGAACCCAGCATCTTCCTCATCATGGCACTCCTAGTTTCCCTCtgtctttaa
- the si:ch211-167b20.8 gene encoding protein phosphatase 1 regulatory subunit 3A isoform X4 has translation MAQGNHFLTIPKQEGLFTTIKSGRAGETRDDSPVEDEDEEETEEEVRFIPRCSPVPRKRGPSITDETAEYMRIRLALPQRRVSFADASGGELVDVREFAAFDSDDEEDNANWEEEEAKCRRAYLQPVYRVWPEFQAHAGSELVLAVRANKVEVEKVTAVEDQPLSFDALICVLNVSYHKCVYVRSTIDGWITHSDSAAEYVHGSHDGETDRFSARLSFSEPYLFNGARIDFVVRYETSDGEFWANNSGRNYSVTLLMSYEEDTGPVNKADDREIKGILKPPRYRAEDDSDFYPDTDDGNEDNTEREAAAEIPSSVCPLVIEPEIDIELIEASART, from the exons ATGGCGCAGGGGAACCATTTCCTAACCATCCCCAAACAGGAGGGTCTTTTCACCACCATTAAGAGCGGTCGAGCCGGGGAGACCCGCGATGATTCCCCCGTcgaagatgaggatgaggaggagacCGAGGAAGAGGTGCGGTTCATACCGCGGTGTTCTCCCGTCCCGAGGAAACGCGGCCCTTCCATTACAGATGAGACCGCCGAGTACATGCGGATTCGCCTCGCGCTCCCGCAGAGGAGAGTGTCCTTCGCGGACGCCTCGGGAGGAGAGCTGGTCGACGTGCGAGAGTTCGCCGCGTTCGACTCGGACGACGAAGAGGACAACGCCAACTGGGAGGAAGAAGAGGCGAAGTGTCGCAGAGCTTACCTCCAGCCCGTTTACCGCGTGTGGCCCGAGTTCCAGGCTCATGCGGGAAGCGAGCTGGTGCTCGCGGTGCGCGCTAATAAAGTGGAAGTGGAGAAAGTGACAGCCGTGGAGGACCAGCCACTCTCTTTCGACGCGCTTATCTGCGTGCTTAACGTTTCTTATCACAAATGCGTCTACGTCAGGTCCACCATAGACGGCTGGATCACTCACTCGGACTCAGCCGCTGAGTATGTACATGGTTCCCACGACGGCGAAACTGACAGGTTTTCGGCCAGACTCTCCTTCTCCGAGCCCTATCTCTTCAACGGAGCGCGGATCGACTTTGTCGTGCGTTATGAAACATCTGATGGAGAGTTTTGGGCAAACAATTCGGGCAGGAATTATTCAGTAACCCTTCTCATGTCCTATGAGGAAGACACAGGCCCAGTTAATAAGGCAGACGATCGAGAAATTAAAGGCATACTGAAGCCTCCAAGATACAG AGCAGAGGATGACTCTGACTTCTATCCAGACACAGATGACG gGAATGAGGataatacagagagagaggcagctgCTGAAATCCCCTCATCTGTGTGTCCGCTCGTCATTGAGCCGGAGATCGACATCGAG CTCATTGAAGCTTCAGCAAGAACTTAG
- the si:ch211-167b20.8 gene encoding protein phosphatase 1 regulatory subunit 3A isoform X3, giving the protein MAQGNHFLTIPKQEGLFTTIKSGRAGETRDDSPVEDEDEEETEEEVRFIPRCSPVPRKRGPSITDETAEYMRIRLALPQRRVSFADASGGELVDVREFAAFDSDDEEDNANWEEEEAKCRRAYLQPVYRVWPEFQAHAGSELVLAVRANKVEVEKVTAVEDQPLSFDALICVLNVSYHKCVYVRSTIDGWITHSDSAAEYVHGSHDGETDRFSARLSFSEPYLFNGARIDFVVRYETSDGEFWANNSGRNYSVTLLMSYEEDTGPVNKADDREIKGILKPPRYRAEDDSDFYPDTDDGNEDNTEREAAAEIPSSVCPLVIEPEIDIEQDGKLFVWQYGCNSDVCSPLMELDDGHDQ; this is encoded by the exons ATGGCGCAGGGGAACCATTTCCTAACCATCCCCAAACAGGAGGGTCTTTTCACCACCATTAAGAGCGGTCGAGCCGGGGAGACCCGCGATGATTCCCCCGTcgaagatgaggatgaggaggagacCGAGGAAGAGGTGCGGTTCATACCGCGGTGTTCTCCCGTCCCGAGGAAACGCGGCCCTTCCATTACAGATGAGACCGCCGAGTACATGCGGATTCGCCTCGCGCTCCCGCAGAGGAGAGTGTCCTTCGCGGACGCCTCGGGAGGAGAGCTGGTCGACGTGCGAGAGTTCGCCGCGTTCGACTCGGACGACGAAGAGGACAACGCCAACTGGGAGGAAGAAGAGGCGAAGTGTCGCAGAGCTTACCTCCAGCCCGTTTACCGCGTGTGGCCCGAGTTCCAGGCTCATGCGGGAAGCGAGCTGGTGCTCGCGGTGCGCGCTAATAAAGTGGAAGTGGAGAAAGTGACAGCCGTGGAGGACCAGCCACTCTCTTTCGACGCGCTTATCTGCGTGCTTAACGTTTCTTATCACAAATGCGTCTACGTCAGGTCCACCATAGACGGCTGGATCACTCACTCGGACTCAGCCGCTGAGTATGTACATGGTTCCCACGACGGCGAAACTGACAGGTTTTCGGCCAGACTCTCCTTCTCCGAGCCCTATCTCTTCAACGGAGCGCGGATCGACTTTGTCGTGCGTTATGAAACATCTGATGGAGAGTTTTGGGCAAACAATTCGGGCAGGAATTATTCAGTAACCCTTCTCATGTCCTATGAGGAAGACACAGGCCCAGTTAATAAGGCAGACGATCGAGAAATTAAAGGCATACTGAAGCCTCCAAGATACAG AGCAGAGGATGACTCTGACTTCTATCCAGACACAGATGACG gGAATGAGGataatacagagagagaggcagctgCTGAAATCCCCTCATCTGTGTGTCCGCTCGTCATTGAGCCGGAGATCGACATCGAG CAGGATGGCAAGCTGTTTGTTTGGCAGTATGGGtgcaattctgatgtttgttctCCCCTAATGGAGTTGGATGATGGACATGATCAATAA
- the si:ch211-167b20.8 gene encoding protein phosphatase 1 regulatory subunit 3A isoform X2, with protein MAQGNHFLTIPKQEGLFTTIKSGRAGETRDDSPVEDEDEEETEEEVRFIPRCSPVPRKRGPSITDETAEYMRIRLALPQRRVSFADASGGELVDVREFAAFDSDDEEDNANWEEEEAKCRRAYLQPVYRVWPEFQAHAGSELVLAVRANKVEVEKVTAVEDQPLSFDALICVLNVSYHKCVYVRSTIDGWITHSDSAAEYVHGSHDGETDRFSARLSFSEPYLFNGARIDFVVRYETSDGEFWANNSGRNYSVTLLMSYEEDTGPVNKADDREIKGILKPPRYRAEDDSDFYPDTDDGNEDNTEREAAAEIPSSVCPLVIEPEIDIEVYGSVSCLDQRRFLRTTEKELSMLTRLEKHLASIVRQMMYKRRKFSTTVTLPRSSHLAKITTRAQQIILQEVTRNPGVTSKDLQATLALSNVDVHESTIRQTLNKNGVHGRMVRRRPLLSLLKTTWISQKPIGRMFCGQINPE; from the exons ATGGCGCAGGGGAACCATTTCCTAACCATCCCCAAACAGGAGGGTCTTTTCACCACCATTAAGAGCGGTCGAGCCGGGGAGACCCGCGATGATTCCCCCGTcgaagatgaggatgaggaggagacCGAGGAAGAGGTGCGGTTCATACCGCGGTGTTCTCCCGTCCCGAGGAAACGCGGCCCTTCCATTACAGATGAGACCGCCGAGTACATGCGGATTCGCCTCGCGCTCCCGCAGAGGAGAGTGTCCTTCGCGGACGCCTCGGGAGGAGAGCTGGTCGACGTGCGAGAGTTCGCCGCGTTCGACTCGGACGACGAAGAGGACAACGCCAACTGGGAGGAAGAAGAGGCGAAGTGTCGCAGAGCTTACCTCCAGCCCGTTTACCGCGTGTGGCCCGAGTTCCAGGCTCATGCGGGAAGCGAGCTGGTGCTCGCGGTGCGCGCTAATAAAGTGGAAGTGGAGAAAGTGACAGCCGTGGAGGACCAGCCACTCTCTTTCGACGCGCTTATCTGCGTGCTTAACGTTTCTTATCACAAATGCGTCTACGTCAGGTCCACCATAGACGGCTGGATCACTCACTCGGACTCAGCCGCTGAGTATGTACATGGTTCCCACGACGGCGAAACTGACAGGTTTTCGGCCAGACTCTCCTTCTCCGAGCCCTATCTCTTCAACGGAGCGCGGATCGACTTTGTCGTGCGTTATGAAACATCTGATGGAGAGTTTTGGGCAAACAATTCGGGCAGGAATTATTCAGTAACCCTTCTCATGTCCTATGAGGAAGACACAGGCCCAGTTAATAAGGCAGACGATCGAGAAATTAAAGGCATACTGAAGCCTCCAAGATACAG AGCAGAGGATGACTCTGACTTCTATCCAGACACAGATGACG gGAATGAGGataatacagagagagaggcagctgCTGAAATCCCCTCATCTGTGTGTCCGCTCGTCATTGAGCCGGAGATCGACATCGAG GTTTATGGAAGTGTGTCATGCCTTGATCAAAGGAGATTCCTGAGGACCACAGAAAAAGAGTTATCGATGCTCACCAGGCTGGAAAAGCATTTGGCCTCCATTGTGAGGCAGATGATGTACAAACGGAGGAAATTCAGCACCACTGTTACTCTCCCAAGGAGTAGTCATCTTGCAAAAATCACAACAAGGGCACAGCAAATAATTTTACAGGAAGTCACAAGGAACCCTGGGGTAACATCTAAGGACCTACAGGCCACTCTTGCATTGAGTAATGTCGATGTTCATGAGTCCACCATCAGGCAAACATTGAACAAAAACGGTGTGCATGGTAGGATGGTAAGGAGGAGGCCACTACTAAGTTTGCTCAAGACCACATGGATAAGCCAGAAGCCTATTGGAAGAATGTTCTGTGGTCAGATAAATCCAGAATAG
- the foxp3a gene encoding forkhead box protein P3a isoform X2 translates to MLHNGAGTSGGQDSGSSTKDQKQLHRLVEEPPGFSRSQIKYTAGNSSSRATQCIITKGPSEKNNKQHQQSILQRPSVLRKGNQTLTHALSSQSGVGDSSTELVFKEEMDNKLPVHLPSYDTDYPTRVNASGPSPAQSTTEHHTDPPQIVSENLLFNKGVCTWPGCKEAFKEYNHFLKHLYSEHGPGDKTIEQWRMQKNMVERMESQLVVERQRLQSMYLHLFDANPRLKQSSTPSGSLQSCQSLSILHAQNTTSSDVLPPGYWQIPTTPFIPGIVPSIECYKYTNMRPPFTYASMIRWAILESPEKQLTLNEIYHWFTRKFFYFRHNTATWKNAVRHNLSLHKCFVRVDGGKGSVWTVDEAEFLRRRGQKLHRCTIPKRDQDMSWVAHYSMFYS, encoded by the exons ATGCTTCATAATGGTGCTGGGACAAGTGGAGGACAAGACAGCGGCAGTAGTACAAAAGACCAGAAGCAACTTCATCGGCTGGTAGAAGAGCCTCCTGGGTTTTCCAGATCACAGATAAAGTACACAGCAGGCAATTCGTCTTCAAGAGCCACTCAGTGCATCATCACAAAG GGCCccagtgaaaaaaacaacaagcaaCATCAGCAGTCCATCCTGCAGAGACCATCAGTTCTCCGCAAGGGCAACCAGACTCTGACACACG CCTTGTCCAGCCAGTCTGGTGTGGGTGACAGTTCCACTGAACTCGTATTCAAGGAAGAAATGGACAATAAACTGCCAGTCCACTTGCCATCTTATGACACAGACTATCCCACCAGAGTGAATGCTTCTGGACCAAGTCCTGCTCAGAGCACAACAGAGCACCATACAGA TCCTCCACAGATAGTCTCtgaaaaccttttatttaacaaaggtgTGTGCACCTGGCCAGGCTGCAAGGAAGCGTTTAAGGAATATAATCACTTCCTGAA acACCTCTATTCTGAGCATGGCCCTGGGGATAAAACCATTGAACAATGGAGAATGCAGAAAAATATGGTCGAACGCATGGAGAGTCAG TTGGTTGTGGAGAGGCAAAGGCTACAGTCCATGTACCTGCATCTGTTTGAT GCTAACCCAAGACTGAAGCAGTCCAGTACTCCTTCAGGAAGCCTGCAGTCCTGTCAGAGTTTGAGCATTCTACATGCACAAAACACAACCTCATCTGACGTGCTACCTCCAGGATACTGGCAGATCCCTACAACGCCATTCATACCGG GAATTGTCCCAAGTATTGAGtgctacaaatacacaaacatgagGCCACCATTTACTTATGCCTCCATGATAAGATGG GCGATTCTTGAATCTCCCGAAAAACAGCTAACACTGAATGAAATCTATCACTGGTTCACACGCAAGTTCTTCTACTTCCGTCATAACACAGCCACCTGGAAG AATGCAGTCCGGCACAACCTAAGCCTCCATAAGTGCTTTGTACGTGTTGATGGAGGGAAAGGCTCTGTTTGGACAGTGGATGAGGCAGAATTTCTGAGAAGGAGAGGGCAGAAGTTACACAGGTGCACTATCCCAAAACG GGACCAAGACATGAGCTGGGTGGCACACTATTCCATGTTTTATTCTTGA
- the foxp3a gene encoding forkhead box protein P3a isoform X3: MLHNGAGTSGGQDSGSSTKDQKQLHRLVEEPPGFSRSQIKYTAGNSSSRATQCIITKGPSEKNNKQHQQSILQRPSVLRKGNQTLTHALSSQSGVGDSSTELVFKEEMDNKLPVHLPSYDTDYPTRVNASGPSPAQSTTEHHTDPPQIVSENLLFNKGVCTWPGCKEAFKEYNHFLKHLYSEHGPGDKTIEQWRMQKNMVERMESQLVVERQRLQSMYLHLFDANPRLKQSSTPSGSLQSCQSLSILHAQNTTSSDVLPPGYWQIPTTPFIPGIVPSIECYKYTNMRPPFTYASMIRWAILESPEKQLTLNEIYHWFTRKFFYFRHNTATWKNAVRHNLSLHKCFVRVDGGKGSVWTVDEAEFLRRRGQKLHRDQDMSWVAHYSMFYS, from the exons ATGCTTCATAATGGTGCTGGGACAAGTGGAGGACAAGACAGCGGCAGTAGTACAAAAGACCAGAAGCAACTTCATCGGCTGGTAGAAGAGCCTCCTGGGTTTTCCAGATCACAGATAAAGTACACAGCAGGCAATTCGTCTTCAAGAGCCACTCAGTGCATCATCACAAAG GGCCccagtgaaaaaaacaacaagcaaCATCAGCAGTCCATCCTGCAGAGACCATCAGTTCTCCGCAAGGGCAACCAGACTCTGACACACG CCTTGTCCAGCCAGTCTGGTGTGGGTGACAGTTCCACTGAACTCGTATTCAAGGAAGAAATGGACAATAAACTGCCAGTCCACTTGCCATCTTATGACACAGACTATCCCACCAGAGTGAATGCTTCTGGACCAAGTCCTGCTCAGAGCACAACAGAGCACCATACAGA TCCTCCACAGATAGTCTCtgaaaaccttttatttaacaaaggtgTGTGCACCTGGCCAGGCTGCAAGGAAGCGTTTAAGGAATATAATCACTTCCTGAA acACCTCTATTCTGAGCATGGCCCTGGGGATAAAACCATTGAACAATGGAGAATGCAGAAAAATATGGTCGAACGCATGGAGAGTCAG TTGGTTGTGGAGAGGCAAAGGCTACAGTCCATGTACCTGCATCTGTTTGAT GCTAACCCAAGACTGAAGCAGTCCAGTACTCCTTCAGGAAGCCTGCAGTCCTGTCAGAGTTTGAGCATTCTACATGCACAAAACACAACCTCATCTGACGTGCTACCTCCAGGATACTGGCAGATCCCTACAACGCCATTCATACCGG GAATTGTCCCAAGTATTGAGtgctacaaatacacaaacatgagGCCACCATTTACTTATGCCTCCATGATAAGATGG GCGATTCTTGAATCTCCCGAAAAACAGCTAACACTGAATGAAATCTATCACTGGTTCACACGCAAGTTCTTCTACTTCCGTCATAACACAGCCACCTGGAAG AATGCAGTCCGGCACAACCTAAGCCTCCATAAGTGCTTTGTACGTGTTGATGGAGGGAAAGGCTCTGTTTGGACAGTGGATGAGGCAGAATTTCTGAGAAGGAGAGGGCAGAAGTTACACAG GGACCAAGACATGAGCTGGGTGGCACACTATTCCATGTTTTATTCTTGA
- the foxp3a gene encoding forkhead box protein P3a isoform X1, whose amino-acid sequence MLHNGAGTSGGQDSGSSTKDQKQLHRLVEEPPGFSRSQIKYTAGNSSSRATQCIITKGPSEKNNKQHQQSILQRPSVLRKGNQTLTHALSSQSGVGDSSTELVFKEEMDNKLPVHLPSYDTDYPTRVNASGPSPAQSTTEHHTDPPQIVSENLLFNKGVCTWPGCKEAFKEYNHFLKHLYSEHGPGDKTIEQWRMQKNMVERMESQLVVERQRLQSMYLHLFDANPRLKQSSTPSGSLQSCQSLSILHAQNTTSSDVLPPGYWQIPTTPFIPGIVPSIECYKYTNMRPPFTYASMIRWAILESPEKQLTLNEIYHWFTRKFFYFRHNTATWKNAVRHNLSLHKCFVRVDGGKGSVWTVDEAEFLRRRGQKLHRCTIPKRLSPLNIQDISDKCKM is encoded by the exons ATGCTTCATAATGGTGCTGGGACAAGTGGAGGACAAGACAGCGGCAGTAGTACAAAAGACCAGAAGCAACTTCATCGGCTGGTAGAAGAGCCTCCTGGGTTTTCCAGATCACAGATAAAGTACACAGCAGGCAATTCGTCTTCAAGAGCCACTCAGTGCATCATCACAAAG GGCCccagtgaaaaaaacaacaagcaaCATCAGCAGTCCATCCTGCAGAGACCATCAGTTCTCCGCAAGGGCAACCAGACTCTGACACACG CCTTGTCCAGCCAGTCTGGTGTGGGTGACAGTTCCACTGAACTCGTATTCAAGGAAGAAATGGACAATAAACTGCCAGTCCACTTGCCATCTTATGACACAGACTATCCCACCAGAGTGAATGCTTCTGGACCAAGTCCTGCTCAGAGCACAACAGAGCACCATACAGA TCCTCCACAGATAGTCTCtgaaaaccttttatttaacaaaggtgTGTGCACCTGGCCAGGCTGCAAGGAAGCGTTTAAGGAATATAATCACTTCCTGAA acACCTCTATTCTGAGCATGGCCCTGGGGATAAAACCATTGAACAATGGAGAATGCAGAAAAATATGGTCGAACGCATGGAGAGTCAG TTGGTTGTGGAGAGGCAAAGGCTACAGTCCATGTACCTGCATCTGTTTGAT GCTAACCCAAGACTGAAGCAGTCCAGTACTCCTTCAGGAAGCCTGCAGTCCTGTCAGAGTTTGAGCATTCTACATGCACAAAACACAACCTCATCTGACGTGCTACCTCCAGGATACTGGCAGATCCCTACAACGCCATTCATACCGG GAATTGTCCCAAGTATTGAGtgctacaaatacacaaacatgagGCCACCATTTACTTATGCCTCCATGATAAGATGG GCGATTCTTGAATCTCCCGAAAAACAGCTAACACTGAATGAAATCTATCACTGGTTCACACGCAAGTTCTTCTACTTCCGTCATAACACAGCCACCTGGAAG AATGCAGTCCGGCACAACCTAAGCCTCCATAAGTGCTTTGTACGTGTTGATGGAGGGAAAGGCTCTGTTTGGACAGTGGATGAGGCAGAATTTCTGAGAAGGAGAGGGCAGAAGTTACACAGGTGCACTATCCCAAAACGGTTAAGTCCACTGAACATTCAGGACATAAGTGATAAATGCAAAATGTAG